A window of Citrus sinensis cultivar Valencia sweet orange chromosome 7, DVS_A1.0, whole genome shotgun sequence contains these coding sequences:
- the LOC102617410 gene encoding uncharacterized protein LOC102617410 codes for MEKVSPDCPYPGCFFCVMKEGNPSKRRASILKFFRELPSQDDDGQVLPISGLWNTAMAHPNDPEFIELGIFECMAALIWKGLKNRRWLSHDQNIYIPYYAAHIIGSYTMNMEEFAESAVHAGVIPPLVELLRGRLTWVEQRVAVRALGHLATYPSTFPTVASHAEILELSIQLAMSSLEIVYSHFYQYFDRRLSYHCDLLTRGMGGVEMESRKAEEWASQLQCWSLQLINCFAFKPEFLPAICKPEFLAKLPGMWGGLVNENSPAGIGLLRTICHHKLGRGPVASCPGLIEALCNIARSSDDWQYMAIDCLLWLLQDPSTCHKVIDKAVPTLIDLAEITNLGDHKKLGDSIVNVLQDCIQLQGTVRSSPSNRSKEQIEELLNSRQRLKWEKNMLKEDLHIKQAAALVVKLEGNSLFSAGNISGAASKYSEALALCPMRSKKERVVLYSNRAQCHLLMQQPLAAISDATRALCLHNPLNRHAKSLWRRAQAYDMLALAKESLLDAILFINECSQSNDPDLSLRQNKVPDYAERLVKKQMRAAWLFREAAIKHGGVHGEGNSGNIYGHETDDSEWETASESDIGNDGRDEMGDEDDDSEWKNEDERKDKYDKPPMKA; via the exons atggaaaaagtaTCTCCAGATTGTCCATACCCAGGATGTTTTTTTTGTGTAATGAAGGAAGGAAATCCAAGTAAACGCAGGGCAAGTATATTGAAATTCTTCAGAGAACTTCCCTCACAGGATGATGATGGTCAGGTTCTCCCCATCAGTGGTCTTTGGAACACTGCCATGGCTCATCCGAATGACCCTGAATTCATCGAGTTAGGAATATTTGAATGCATGGCTGCACTAATATGGAAGGGTCTGAAGAATCGTCGTTGGCTTTCTCATGATCAGAATATATACATTCCTTATTATGCAGCACACATTATTGGATCCTACACCATGAACATGGAAGAATTTGCTGAAAGTGCTGTCCATGCTGGGGTAATCCCTCCATTAGTTGAACTCTTGAGAGGAAGGTTGACTTGGGTTGAGCAGAGAGTGGCAGTCCGAGCTCTAGGGCACTTGGCTACATATCCGAGTACCTTTCCCACTGTAGCAAGTCATGCTGAAATCCTTGAGCTCTCCATTCAACTAGCAATGAGTTCACTGGAGATAGTTTATTCGCATTTTTACCAGTATTTTGATAGAAGGCTGAGTTATCATTGTGATCTACTTACTCGTGGCATGGGTGGTGTCGAAATGGAGTCCAGGAAGGCGGAGGAATGGGCTAGTCAGCTGCAGTGCTGGTCCCTTCAGCTCATTAATTGCTTTGCTTTTAAGCCTGAGTTTCTTCCTGCTATATGCAAACCTGAATTTCTAGCTAAATTACCAGGCATGTGGGGAGGACTTGTTAATGAAAACTCGCCAGCTGGTATCGGTTTATTGAGAACTATTTGTCATCATAAGCTTGGTAGGGGACCTGTTGCTAGTTGCCCAGGCCTTATTGAAGCATTGTGCAATATTGCTCGCTCTTCTGATGATTGGCAGTATATGGCCATTGACTGTCTTCTCTGGTTGCTCCAGGACCCAAGTACATGTCATAAG GTGATTGATAAGGCTGTACCTACTCTTATAGACCTTGCAGAGATCACAAATCTGGGTGATCACAAAAAGCTTGGGGATTCTATAGTTAATGTTCTCCAAGACTGTATCCAATTACAAGGGACAGTACGAAGCTCTCCAAGTAATCGCAGTAAAGAACAGATTGAGGAATTGTTAAATTCCCGTCAGAGATTGAAGTGGGAAAAGAATATGCTAAAAGAGGATCTTCACATTAAACAGGCAGCGGCTCTAGTGGTCAAGCTTGAAGGAAATTCCCTGTTCTCAGCAGGGAATATATCTGGAGCTGCATCAAAATACTCTGAAGCTTTGGCATTATGTCCGATGAGATCCAAAAAGGAGAGAGTTGTTTTGTATAGTAATCGAGCCCAGTGTCATCTTCTGATGCAACAACCATTGGCCGCCATAAGTGATGCTACGCGTGCACTTTGTCTTCACAACCCACTTAACCGTCATGCCAAGAGCCTGTGGAGAAGAGCTCAGGCTTATGACATGCTTGCTTTAGCCAAAGAGAGTTTGTTAGATGCTATTCTGTTCATTAATGAATGCTCTCAGTCAAATGACCCTGATCTTTCACTGAGGCAAAATAAGGTTCCTGACTATGCTGAGAGACTAGTCAAGAAGCAAATGCGTGCAGCTTGGTTATTTAGAGAGGCGGCTATTAAACATGGGGGCGTCCATGGTGAAGGCAATTCTGGCAACATCTATGGCCATGAAACCGATGATTCAGAGTGGGAGACAGCAAGCGAAAGTGATATTGGGAATGATGGAAGAGATGAAATGggtgatgaagatgatgatagcGAGTGGAAGAATGAGGATGAGAGGAAAGATAAATATGATAAGCCGCCAATGAAAG CTTGA